GGCACTCCGATCGCCGATCCGAAGCGTCCGGTCGAGATCCTGCGCACCGTGCACTCGTATGACCCCTGCATCGCCTGCGGCGTGCACGTCATCGACTCCCAGAGCAACGAGGTCCACAAGTTCCGCATCCTGTAGGAAGCGGCACCGCACGACCACTCCGGGAACCTGGCCCGAAAGGGCCAGGTTCCCTTTTTCTTCCAAGGACGGACGCATGGAGCAGACGGAGACGAAACGAATCCTGGTCATGGGGGTCGGCAACATCCTGTGGTCTGACGAGGGCCTCGGGGTGCGCACCGTCGAGTGGCTCGAGAAGAACTACGATTTCAGCGGGAACGTCAGCCTGTTCGACGGCGGCACGCTCGGCATGCGCCTCATGGAGCCGATCATGGAGTCCGACCTGCTGATCGTCGTGGACGCGGTGCTCGGCGACGGTGATCCGGGGAGCATTTACCGTCTCACCGGGGACGATCTCAGAAAGAGCCTTGCCTTCAAGAACTCGATGCATCAAACTGACCTCGTGGACACGCTGATCTACTGCGACATCGCGGGCCATCGCCCGGAGGCGGTGGTCATCGGCGTCGAGCCGTACGACTTCCAGACCATGGCCGTCGAGGTTTCCCCGTGCATAGCCGAGCGCATGCCCGAGAT
Above is a genomic segment from Desulfovibrio sp. X2 containing:
- a CDS encoding HyaD/HybD family hydrogenase maturation endopeptidase, translated to MEQTETKRILVMGVGNILWSDEGLGVRTVEWLEKNYDFSGNVSLFDGGTLGMRLMEPIMESDLLIVVDAVLGDGDPGSIYRLTGDDLRKSLAFKNSMHQTDLVDTLIYCDIAGHRPEAVVIGVEPYDFQTMAVEVSPCIAERMPEIAKVVLEEISRAGGGYTAKA